A region of Vitis vinifera cultivar Pinot Noir 40024 chromosome 15, ASM3070453v1 DNA encodes the following proteins:
- the LOC100250624 gene encoding UMP-CMP kinase 4 — protein sequence MIQDYKKEGKIVPSEVTVKLLQQAMQGSTNNKFLIDGFPCNEENRTAFENIMKVEPDFVLFFDCSQEELTRRILNRNQGRVDDNIQAIPKRFQVYFESTLPVIDYYSSKGKVQKIDAERSIEEVFEAVKSIFLNFSGGSGEGN from the exons ATGATTCAAGACTATAAGAAGGAAGGAAAAATTGTTCCCTCTGAGGTAACAGTCAAGCTGCTGCAACAGGCAATGCAGGGAAGCACAAACAACAAATTTCTCATTGATGGCTTTCCTTGCAATGAAGAAAACCGCACtgcatttgaaaatatt ATGAAAGTGGAACCtgattttgtattattttttgattgttcACAAGAGGAGCTGACGAGACGTATTTTGAATAGAAATCAG GGAAGAGTTGATGATAATATACAAGCCATACCAAAACGTTTTCAAGTTTATTTTGAATCCACTCTCCCTGTAATTGATTATTACAGTTCCAAGGGAAAGGTTCAGAAG ATTGATGCTGAAAGGTCTATTGAAGAGGTGTTTGAAGCAGTCAAGAGTATCTTCCTCAATTTCAGTGGAGGATCTGGGGAGGGAAATTGA
- the LOC100264217 gene encoding protein IQ-DOMAIN 17, which produces MGKKGGSSWLTAVKRAFRSPTKETDKRSGRRREEHDQEEDEEKKREKRRWIFRKPTNQETASPQTQSKVAASFSAGGGGGVAPVNDDVSASAAAEQRHAIAMAVATAAAAEAAVATAQAAVEVARLTRPSNHYAKENYAAIVIQTAFRGYLAKRALRALKGLVKLQALVRGHNVRKQAKMTLRCMQALVRVQARVLDQRLRLSHEGSRKSTFSDTNSLWESRYLQDIAERKSISREGSSIADDWDERPHTIEEVKAMLQTRKEAALKREKNLSQALSQQIWRTGRSPSMGNEDELEEKPKWLDRWMATKPWESRGRASTDQRDPIKTVEIDTSQPYSYLAPNFRRSNQNQYQPNQFQRPNSHSVASPLHRAHQNVSHHQSPITPSPSKTRPLQVRSASPRCGREDRSLHTSQTPSLRSNYYYNGGLHQQGRGATTSGGGSGGPALPNYMAATESTKARVRSQSAPRQRPSTPERERGGPGSVSGSARKRLSFPAPDPYSGGIGYGGYGHNLRSPSFKSVGGGYLGLEQQSNYSSCCTDSLGGEISPSSTSDLRRWMR; this is translated from the exons ATGGGGAAGAAGGGAGGAAGCTCATGGTTGACTGCTGTGAAAAGGGCTTTCAGATCTCCTACTAAAGAGACTGACAAGAGGAGTGGCAGAAGAAGAGAGGAACATGACCAGGAGGAAGACGAAGAAAAG AAGAGAGAGAAGCGGAGATGGATCTTCCGGAAACCCACGAACCAAGAAACCGCATCGCCACAAACCCAGTCAAAGGTTGCAGCTTCCTTCAGCGCTGGCGGTGGCGGTGGTGTTGCACCGGTGAATGATGATGTCTCCGCTTCTGCCGCCGCCGAGCAACGCCATGCGATTGCGATGGCCGTGGCTACCGCAGCCGCCGCCGAGGCCGCCGTCGCCACCGCCCAAGCGGCAGTGGAGGTCGCTCGGCTCACCAGGCCGTCCAATCACTATGCCAAAGAAAACTACGCTGCCATTGTTATTCAGACTGCTTTCAGAGGCTATCTC GCAAAAAGAGCTCTCCGTGCGCTTAAAGGACTGGTAAAATTGCAAGCTTTAGTGAGAGGTCACAACGTCAGAAAGCAAGCAAAGATGACCCTCCGATGCATGCAGGCTCTTGTTCGAGTGCAGGCCCGAGTGCTCGATCAGCGCCTGAGACTTTCCCACGAGGGAAGTCGAAAATCCACATTCAGCGATACAAACAGTTTGTGGGAATCCCGGTATCTTCAGGACATTGCAGAGAGAAAATCAATT TCGAGAGAAGGAAGTAGCATCGCTGATGATTGGGATGAACGCCCACATACCATTGAGGAAGTGAAGGCCATGTTGCAGACCAGAAAGGAAGCTGCGTTGAAGCGTGAGAAGAACTTATCTCAGGCCTTATCCCAACAG ATATGGAGAACTGGTAGGAGCCCGTCAATGGGGAATGAGGATGAGCTTGAAGAGAAACCGAAATGGCTGGATCGGTGGATGGCCACGAAGCCCTGGGAGAGCAGGGGACGAGCTTCAACTGACCAGAGAGACCCCATTAAGACTGTGGAAATTGACACCTCCCAACCTTATTCCTACTTAGCTCCTAATTTCCGAAGATCAAATCAAAACCAGTACCAACCAAACCAATTCCAAAGACCCAATTCGCATTCTGTTGCTTCTCCTCTTCATAGAGCCCACCAAAACGTATCCCACCACCAATCTCCTATCACACCCTCTCCCTCTAAAACAAGGCCTCTGCAAGTCCGGTCGGCTAGTCCTCGCTGTGGAAGAGAAGACAGAAGCCTTCACACCTCTCAAACACCCAGTTTAAGGTCTAATTACTACTACAATGGAGGATTGCATCAACAAGGAAGGGGCGCTACTACTAGTGGTGGTGGCAGTGGTGGTCCTGCATTGCCAAATTACATGGCAGCTACCGAGTCCACTAAGGCCCGGGTTCGGTCACAAAGTGCACCAAGGCAGAGACCGTCAACACCGGAGAGGGAACGGGGTGGCCCTGGCTCTGTCTCCGGCTCTGCGAGAAAACGCCTTTCCTTCCCTGCCCCGGATCCTTACAGCGGTGGAATTGGCTATGGAGGCTATGGACATAACTTGAGGAGTCCAAGTTTCAAGAGTGTGGGTGGAGGATATCTGGGGTTGGAACAACAGTCTAACTATTCTTCTTGCTGCACAGACAGTCTTGGTGGGGAGATCTCCCCTTCTTCAACCAGTGACCTTAGAAGGTGGATGAGGTGA
- the LOC100260872 gene encoding probable L-gulonolactone oxidase 6, producing MPKFRQIFLLKCLCLLLCMAGCSPPEDPIKCASKNTNCTITNSYGAFPDRSRCRASAVAYPTTEEELISVVAKAAMDRTKMKAVTRFSHSIPKLVCTDGEDGLLISTKYLNRTLNIDPSAMTISIESGATLRQVIDEAAKAGLALPYAPYWWGLTIGGLLSSGAHGSSLWSKGSSVHEYVEQLRIITPAGRENGYVQVRTLDTSHEDLNAAKVSIGVLGVISQATLRLQPLFKRSIDYTTKNDSDLADQAATFGSRHEFADITWYPSQGKAVYRIDDRVPSNTSGNGLNDFTGFRSTSSLALALLRTTEENQELKGNADGKCTAAKLTTLALSRAAYGLTNNGIIFTGYPVIGYHNRLQASGTCLDSIEDARITACPWDPRVKGQFFHQTTFSIALSRVRSFIRDVQKLLEIEPKAMCGLELYNGILMRYVKASTAYLGKQEDALDFDITHYRSKDPMTPRLYEDILEEVEQMGLFKYGGLPHWAKNRNLAFDGAIKKYKNAWKFLKVKERYDPLGLFSSEWTDQVLGLKKGVTIFKKGCALEGLCICSEDSHCAPEKGYFCRPGKVYKDARVCTLSRDETYH from the exons ATGCCAAAGTTTCGCCAAATTTTCCTTCTAAAATGCTTGTGCCTATTGTTATGTATGGCGGGTTGCAGTCCTCCTGAGGATCCCATCAAGTGTGCATCCAAAAACACAAACTGCACGATAACGAACTCCTATGGCGCCTTCCCTGATCGAAGCAGATGTCGAGCATCAGCTGTGGCGTACCCCACAACAGAAGAAGAGCTTATATCAGTTGTAGCAAAGGCAGCCATGGACAGAACCAAGATGAAGGCAGTAACTCGTTTTTCTCACAGCATTCCTAAGCTAGTTTGCACTGATGGCGAGGATGGACTTCTTATAAGCACCAAGTACCTCAACCGCACATTGAATATCGACCCATCAGCAATGACAATAAGTATAGAGAGTGGGGCGACTCTAAGGCAGGTTATCGATGAGGCTGCCAAGGCTGGGTTGGCATTGCCTTACGCACCATACTGGTGGGGCTTGACCATTGGCGGTCTACTCAGCAGTGGGGCACATGGAAGCTCGTTGTGGAGCAAGGGGAGTTCAGTCCATGAATACGTTGAGCAACTTCGAATCATCACCCCAGCTGGGCGTGAAAATGGATACGTTCAAGTCCGGACACTTGACACCAGCCATGAAGATCTCAATGCAGCAAAGGTCTCAATTGGAGTTCTTGGAGTTATTTCCCAG GCAACATTGAGACTGCAACCCCTCTTCAAGCGATCCATCGACTACACGACGAAGAACGATTCAGATTTGGCTGATCAAGCAGCAACATTCGGCAGCCGGCATGAGTTTGCAGATATCACATGGTACCCTAGTCAAGGAAAGGCAGTCTACCGAATCGATGATCGCGTCCCCTCCAACACGTCAGGCAATGGCCTAAATGACTTCACTGGCTTTCGCTCCACATCTTCACTGGCACTGGCTCTTTTAAGAACTACAG AGGAGAACCAAGAACTCAAGGGCAATGCTGATGGGAAGTGCACGGCTGCAAAGCTGACGACACTGGCCCTCAGTCGCGCAGCATATGGCTTAACCAACAATG GTATCATTTTCACTGGCTATCCCGTCATTGGATATCACAACCGCCTCCAGGCCTCCGGCACCTGCCTTGACAGCATTGAGGACGCTCGGATCACAGCATGCCCATGGGATCCAAGGGTGAAGGGACAGTTCTTTCACCAAACTACATTCAGCATTGCTTTGTCCCGAGTCAGGAGTTTCATTCGAGATGTGCAGAAACTACTGGAGATCGAGCCCAAAGCCATGTGTGGCCTGGAACTCTACAATGGAATCCTCATGCGATATGTCAAGGCCTCAACCGCATACTTGGGCAAACAAGAAGACGCACTGGACTTCGATATCACACACTACAGAAGCAAAGACCCCATGACTCCCAGACTTTATGAAGACATTCTGGAAGAGGTAGAGCAGATGGGGTTGTTCAAGTATGGAGGACTGCCACACTGGGCGAAGAATCGGAATCTGGCGTTCGATGGAGCCATCAAGAAGTACAAGAATGCCTGGAAATTCTTGAAGGTTAAAGAAAGGTATGACCCATTAGGACTGTTCTCCAGTGAGTGGACAGACCAAGTTCTTGGACTGAAAAAAGGGGTGACCATATTCAAGAAAGGGTGTGCTCTAGAGGGGCTATGCATATGCTCAGAGGACTCCCACTGTGCCCCCGAAAAGGGCTATTTTTGCAGACCAGGCAAGGTTTATAAGGACGCCAGGGTTTGCACACTTTCAAGGGACGAAACATACCATTGA
- the LOC100241942 gene encoding heterogeneous nuclear ribonucleoprotein Q, producing the protein MAEGTEVEDRVDLDDDNYMEEMDDDVEEQIEDGVEGGGDENVEEEYEDSKAGGSGEDQLLEVDESRIANEPLKDEENPTASVDEDEKEKHAQLLALPPHGSEIFIGGLPREALEEDLRDLCEPIGEALEVRLMKNRDSGESKGYAFISFKTKEIAQKAIEELHSKEFKGRTIRCSLSESKHRLFIGNVPKSWTDDEFRKVIEDIGPGAENIELIKDPQNPSRNRGFAFVEYYNNACADYGRQKMSSSNFKLDGNTPTVSWADPKSTSDHSAAAQVKALYVKNIPENTTTEQLKELFQRHGEVTKVVMPPAKSGQSKRDFGFIHFAERSSALKAVKDTEKHEIDGQALDVSLAKPQSDKKFEGVHPYSSGHPNFLPHPGYGGFGGNPYGSLGPGYGVSAPFQQPVIYGRGPMPAGMHMVPMVLPDGRIGYVLQQPGVQMPPPRPRRNERSNGSSGQQGRGGSSGSGDDNRSRRYRPY; encoded by the exons ATGGCAGAGGGCACAGAAGTTGAGGATAGGGTGGATCTTGATGATGATAATTACATGGAAGAAATGGATGATGATGTTGAAGAACAAATAGAAGATGGAGTAGAGGGAGGCGGTGATgaaaatgttgaagaagaaTATGAGGATTCAAAAGCTGGGGGCAGTGGCGAAGATCAATTGCTGGAAGTGGACGAAAGCCGTATTGCTAATGAACCTCTGAAAGATGAAGAAAATCCTACTGCTTCTgttgatgaagatgaaaaagAGAAGCATGCTCAACTTCTTGCCCTTCCTCCTCATGGTTCTGAAATTTTCATTGGTGGGCTTCCTCGAGAAGCCTTGGAAGAAGATCTGAGGGATCTGTGTGAACCGATTGGCGAAGCTTTGGAG GTAAGGCTGATGAAAAATAGGGATTCAGGTGAAAGCAAGGGTTATGCTTTTATATCCTTCAAAACAAAGGAGATTGCACAGAAGGCCATTGAAGAGTTACATAGTAAAGAATTCAAG GGGAGAACAATAAGATGTTCTCTATCTGAATCTAAACACAGATTGTTCATTGGCAATGTCCCAAAGAGCTGGACAGATGATGAATTCAGAAAAGTCATTGAGGATATTGGTCCTGGTGCTGAGAACATTGAACTTATAAAG GATCCTCAAAATCCAAGCCGTAATCGTGGTTTTGCTTTTGTTGAGTATTACAACAATGCTTGTGCAGATTATGGGAGGCAGAAAATGTCTAGTTCAAATTTCAAGCTAGATGGCAATACCCCGACAGTTAGCTGGGCTGATCCAAAGAGTACATCTGATCATTCTGCTGCCGCACAG GTAAAGGCTCTTTATGTGAAAAATATTCCTGAAAATACTACTACTGAACAACTGAAGGAACTGTTCCAACGCCATGGGGAAGTCACAAAAGTTGTTATGCCACCTGCCAAATCTGGTCAAAGCAAACGGGATTTTGGATTCATCCATTTTGCTGAAAGGTCGAGTGCATTGAAGGCTGTCAAGGATACAGAGAAACATGAAATTGATG GCCAGGCATTGGACGTTTCCCTTGCTAAGCCTCAGAGTGATAAAAAGTTTGAGGGCGTCCATCCTTACAGTTCTGGGCATCCAAATTTTCTTCCACACCCAGGGTATGGTGGTTTTGGTGGAAATCCATATGGCTCTCTAGGGCCTGGATATGGCGTTTCGGCTCCATTTCAGCAG CCAGTGATATATGGTAGGGGGCCAATGCCAGCAGGAATGCATATGGTGCCAATGGTGCTACCAGATGGTCGAATTGGCTATGTTCT ACAGCAACCTGGAGTACAGATGCCACCTCCAAGGCCTCGAAGAAACGAACGCAGTAATGGGTCAAGCGGACAGCAAGGACGAGGGGGAAGTAGTGGAAGTGGCGATGACAACCGCAGTAGAAGGTACCGGCCCTATTAG
- the LOC104881852 gene encoding uncharacterized protein LOC104881852 produces MWTASSISWRSFSVIPISNFPQTVAVHSNQRRHLSAQPQDDASSSAGDTTFFKSNLDLKEIGDGRQLSGSDVLWALQRAAAQKKKRISGSGNKKKKKRESSSVGGNRGGSAEDSLDYSNSNLKPLCIKGDWGSRLDDLERRLQELLDT; encoded by the coding sequence ATGTGGACCGCGTCCTCGATCTCATGGAGGTCATTTTCAGTCATCCCCATCTCCAATTTTCCCCAAACTGTCGCGGTTCACTCGAATCAACGACGGCACCTCTCAGCGCAGCCTCAAGATGACGCCTCATCTAGCGCCGGAGATACCACCTTCTTCAAATCCAATCTCGACCtgaaagaaattggagatgGAAGACAGCTGAGCGGGTCAGATGTGTTGTGGGCTTTGCAGAGAGCCGCCGctcagaagaagaagagaatcagtgggagtggaaacaagaaaaagaagaagagagagtCATCCTCTGTGGGCGGCAACAGGGGAGGCTCAGCGGAGGATTCCTTGGATTATAGCAATAGCAATTTGAAGCCCTTGTGCATAAAGGGCGATTGGGGAAGCAGGTTGGATGACTTGGAAAGGCGTCTTCAGGAGCTCTTAGATACTTGA